The proteins below are encoded in one region of Candidatus Amarolinea dominans:
- a CDS encoding endonuclease/exonuclease/phosphatase family protein yields the protein MLHALAFNIHGWKGMDGRFDVERLARIIAGAATDAAALDVVALNEVYHPFVQPDAAQPLLARLAARLGMNFVFAPTLPPGPFDDPQTAFGNAILSPHPILAFAGHRLTTPAGHPARVLLEARLLLPDRRSLTVYATHLDHQSEAVRMGQVQALLLWAGRDRGRSHLLLGDLNSLAPADYVGQEDAVAHLQADAIAAHLVRDGMQVLPRLLKAGYHDCFARAGQGTGLTYGTAHEKIRIDYCLAAGPLADQVTACRRLDDDDVRLASDHFPLLTEFAW from the coding sequence GTGCTACATGCACTAGCGTTCAACATCCACGGCTGGAAGGGTATGGACGGGCGGTTCGATGTGGAGCGCCTGGCACGTATCATCGCCGGTGCTGCCACCGACGCGGCGGCGCTTGACGTGGTGGCATTGAATGAAGTCTACCATCCATTCGTCCAGCCGGACGCTGCGCAACCGCTGTTGGCGCGCCTGGCCGCGCGTCTCGGCATGAATTTTGTTTTTGCCCCCACCCTCCCCCCCGGCCCTTTCGACGACCCGCAGACTGCTTTCGGCAATGCCATCCTCAGCCCCCATCCCATCCTGGCGTTTGCCGGCCATCGGCTGACCACCCCGGCCGGACACCCCGCCCGTGTACTGCTTGAAGCGCGTCTGCTCCTGCCCGACCGCCGTTCACTCACGGTCTACGCGACCCACCTGGATCACCAAAGCGAGGCCGTGCGCATGGGCCAGGTGCAGGCCCTGCTGCTTTGGGCCGGCCGCGATCGCGGCCGCTCGCATCTGCTCCTGGGTGATCTCAATTCCCTCGCCCCTGCAGATTATGTCGGCCAGGAAGATGCTGTGGCCCATCTGCAGGCCGACGCCATCGCCGCACACCTCGTGCGTGACGGCATGCAGGTCCTGCCGCGCCTGTTGAAGGCCGGCTATCATGACTGTTTTGCACGTGCGGGTCAAGGCACTGGGCTAACCTACGGCACCGCCCATGAGAAGATCCGCATTGACTACTGCCTGGCCGCCGGCCCCCTGGCCGACCAGGTCACGGCTTGCCGCCGCCTGGACGACGATGATGTCCGCCTGGCGTCCGATCATTTCCCCCTGTTGACCGAGTTTGCGTGGTGA